One window of Nostoc sp. C052 genomic DNA carries:
- a CDS encoding CHAT domain-containing protein — MQPNLKYISVFALTLLSLLGFGMAYPDNNQVSANARLRYDSSSLPSKLDGVKGKGEGGKVSNPLPFILSPFPRPHLAFLGWKTTREKAQALPKNNQLSEVARLNEEAIKESRQGQLIQGLQKLQKALAISRELGERSWEAVTFNNIGRIYQNQKKYLEALQSYQQALLINKELGDLVRLGKTYSNIGYLFDIQNQPELAIFFYKHCLINREKARLNPSALSVPQPDAYSITVSQTYRILGERLLKQERIAEAQRTMDLLKVEELEEYLQNVSGNQRTVKGINIAATEKPIKQKLDQSVDNAVVLGKELTKLRQIKPEQRSLEQKQRIEQLVLNQQQILDKFNEFINSPSVKAQVEQISRTARRQNLDLESLNELRDNLARLPQKSALLYPLILKDSLELVLVTPESPPIHRTVAVKRENLYQTIAVFRQALIDPSQNIKAPAHQLYDWLIKPIEKDLESSGTQTLIYAPDDQLRYIPLTALYDGKQWLVQRFNVNHITSASLTNLNTPKQSILRVLAGAFTKGNYQIKVGNRQVAYAGLPFATQEVESVAAAVPETKKLLDDAFTPSVAIPQMDDYTIVHLATHAAFVVGKPEDSFILFGNGDRVNFRNVATWSLPHVDLVVLSACETGLGGKLGNGEEILGFGYQMQQTGARAAIASLWSVDDGGTQALMSAFYGILSTEKLTKVEALKKAQVSLINGNWKSLGQNAPVAASNFSHPYYWASFILIGNGL, encoded by the coding sequence ATGCAGCCTAATCTTAAGTATATTAGTGTTTTTGCTTTGACTCTACTTAGTTTACTAGGTTTTGGGATGGCATACCCAGACAATAATCAGGTAAGTGCAAATGCAAGGTTGAGGTACGACTCTAGTAGTTTGCCAAGTAAACTTGACGGGGTAAAGGGTAAGGGGGAAGGGGGAAAGGTTTCAAATCCCTTACCCTTTATCCTTTCCCCTTTCCCCAGACCTCACCTAGCATTTTTGGGTTGGAAGACTACTAGAGAAAAAGCTCAAGCTTTACCCAAGAATAATCAACTATCAGAAGTTGCAAGGCTCAATGAAGAAGCTATCAAAGAATCTCGCCAAGGTCAATTGATACAAGGGTTGCAGAAATTACAAAAAGCATTAGCCATTAGCAGAGAACTTGGAGAGCGTTCTTGGGAAGCAGTAACATTCAACAACATCGGTAGAATCTACCAAAATCAAAAAAAGTATCTCGAAGCACTTCAATCCTATCAGCAAGCCCTATTAATTAACAAAGAACTTGGGGATCTGGTTCGACTTGGCAAAACCTACAGTAATATAGGTTACTTATTCGATATTCAAAACCAACCAGAGTTAGCAATTTTTTTCTACAAGCATTGCTTAATTAATCGTGAGAAAGCTCGCTTGAATCCATCGGCGCTGAGTGTGCCGCAACCAGATGCTTACAGCATAACTGTTAGCCAGACATATCGTATTTTGGGTGAACGATTACTCAAACAAGAACGTATTGCTGAAGCACAAAGGACAATGGATTTACTCAAGGTTGAAGAACTAGAAGAATATCTCCAAAATGTGTCAGGTAATCAACGTACTGTCAAAGGTATTAATATAGCGGCAACAGAGAAACCAATTAAACAAAAGTTGGATCAAAGCGTGGATAATGCTGTTGTGTTGGGTAAAGAACTGACAAAACTACGTCAAATTAAGCCCGAACAGCGATCGCTCGAACAAAAACAACGCATTGAGCAACTAGTCTTAAATCAACAGCAAATTCTAGATAAATTTAACGAATTTATCAATAGTCCTTCAGTGAAAGCACAGGTAGAGCAAATTAGCCGTACAGCTAGGCGGCAAAATTTGGATTTGGAGAGTCTCAACGAACTTCGGGATAATTTGGCACGATTGCCGCAAAAATCAGCCCTACTCTACCCACTGATTTTAAAAGATAGCTTGGAATTGGTACTAGTAACTCCTGAATCTCCACCAATTCACCGCACTGTCGCTGTAAAGCGCGAAAACCTCTATCAAACAATAGCTGTTTTCCGCCAAGCTTTAATCGACCCCAGTCAAAATATCAAAGCACCTGCACACCAATTGTATGACTGGCTAATTAAACCGATAGAAAAAGACCTGGAGTCATCAGGTACACAAACTCTAATTTACGCTCCCGATGACCAGTTACGTTACATTCCTTTAACTGCTTTATATGATGGCAAGCAATGGCTAGTGCAGCGCTTTAATGTAAATCACATTACATCTGCCAGTCTGACTAACTTAAATACCCCAAAACAATCTATTTTGCGAGTTTTAGCAGGTGCTTTTACTAAAGGTAATTATCAAATCAAAGTTGGTAATCGGCAAGTTGCTTACGCTGGCTTACCCTTTGCAACGCAAGAGGTGGAAAGTGTAGCAGCTGCGGTTCCTGAAACTAAGAAGCTTTTAGACGATGCCTTTACCCCCAGCGTTGCTATACCCCAAATGGATGATTATACAATTGTCCATTTAGCGACTCATGCCGCTTTTGTGGTGGGGAAACCAGAAGATTCGTTTATTTTATTCGGCAATGGCGATCGCGTTAATTTTAGAAATGTCGCCACTTGGTCACTCCCCCATGTCGATTTGGTAGTATTGAGCGCCTGTGAAACCGGCTTGGGAGGCAAGTTAGGTAACGGTGAGGAAATTTTGGGCTTTGGCTATCAGATGCAACAAACCGGCGCTAGAGCCGCGATCGCCTCTTTGTGGTCTGTGGATGATGGCGGTACACAAGCACTCATGAGTGCTTTTTATGGTATCCTCTCTACCGAGAAATTGACTAAAGTTGAAGCTTTAAAAAAAGCTCAAGTCTCATTGATTAATGGAAACTGGAAGTCTCTAGGTCAAAACGCACCTGTAGCAGCTAGTAACTTTAGTCACCCATATTATTGGGCATCTTTTATTTTGATTGGCAATGGACTTTAG
- a CDS encoding SDR family oxidoreductase codes for MTKPKIAFGLVFAKIDKKGKRQPHHQRKLMVLEYQRTVVVTGASTGIGQATALLLDQLGFSVFAGVRQDIDAQTLKQKGSPRLIPIFLDVTDAESIAVAVDKVTNAVGGGGILGLVNNAGIAVPGPLELLTIAEFQQQMLVNVTGQLAVTQAFLGLLRQSRGRIVNMGSIAGRSPTPFLGAYNASKFALEALTDVLRMELRPWGISVSIIEPGAIATPIWEKSLSQSEIAQDDLPQSAQNLYGQAMNIVRKKMQILASGGISADIVAQTVVQALTAKKPKTRYLVGQDAKIGALLKHILPDRLHDRIILYSMGL; via the coding sequence ATGACCAAACCGAAGATTGCCTTCGGCTTGGTATTTGCAAAGATTGATAAAAAAGGCAAGAGGCAGCCCCATCATCAAAGAAAATTAATGGTTTTAGAATATCAACGTACAGTAGTTGTTACAGGAGCCTCAACAGGAATTGGTCAGGCCACTGCTTTGCTTTTAGACCAGTTGGGCTTCTCTGTTTTTGCTGGCGTGCGTCAAGATATTGATGCTCAAACACTTAAACAGAAAGGATCGCCAAGGCTGATTCCGATTTTTTTAGATGTTACTGACGCTGAATCGATCGCAGTTGCGGTTGATAAAGTCACAAATGCAGTCGGTGGTGGGGGGATTTTGGGTTTAGTGAATAATGCCGGAATTGCTGTCCCTGGCCCCTTAGAATTATTAACGATCGCCGAATTTCAACAACAAATGCTGGTGAATGTCACCGGACAATTAGCAGTCACACAAGCATTTCTTGGTCTATTACGCCAGAGTCGGGGGCGAATTGTCAATATGGGTTCCATTGCTGGTAGAAGTCCGACGCCGTTCTTAGGAGCTTACAATGCGTCAAAATTTGCCTTGGAAGCACTCACTGATGTGCTACGGATGGAGTTAAGACCTTGGGGAATCTCCGTTTCTATTATCGAACCTGGTGCGATCGCTACCCCAATTTGGGAAAAGTCTCTCAGTCAATCGGAAATAGCACAGGATGATTTACCACAATCGGCACAAAATCTCTACGGGCAAGCCATGAATATTGTCCGCAAAAAAATGCAGATTCTTGCATCTGGGGGAATTTCTGCGGATATTGTCGCTCAAACCGTTGTTCAGGCGCTCACTGCAAAGAAACCTAAGACGCGCTATCTTGTTGGACAAGATGCCAAAATTGGAGCGTTGCTAAAGCATATTTTGCCCGATCGCCTACATGACAGGATAATTTTATACTCAATGGGGTTGTAA
- a CDS encoding DMT family transporter — MNLFNQTKIAIASLFLGVGAISFGSIFMKLSEMELSPSATVFNRFWLASVVFLLWHGYKAIRQRFSKEKSLEQQSYTSQDLLLLLGAGILWAATLVLLAWSLTQTSVAISSVLHNLAPIFTSLGVWLLFRKRFERQFLIGMVVALGGAIAIEFEELQIATDEVQGGLAAIVSAIFLSAYLLIVEKLRTKFSPGTIQLWICAIAALAIFPILLFTQDQLFPSTVSGWLWVISLAVICQVLGHGLLTYSLAKFSSVVVSLVHLLEPVFSGIFALVIFSETLTLSNWVGFAVVLIGLYLAVSSQAAVNLPFQESVTNIVNTFVKSMTSKLSLLKQQFSETPALLGTASLLFALIPISLAPSLTKLCQQEIGANAVVFHRSWIATVVFGLWNGFEAFRYQQSIEGGKREDSAALASPRASAGGRGQGAEGNITPALLDNQPIEQKPFTFTKQEVWLLLAMGTSAGTYLLLWAWALSQTSVANVALLSNLNSLFVALAGYFLFGRRFDRRFVIGLVIALGGAIAFELNKVQFATDQILGDTLALLTAVFMATCMLLIERLRTRFSTATIMLWRCGVTTMFLLPVLPFLENRLFPYSWTGWFFIIFQALFCQVFGQGLLAYSLSRISSGVVAVTLLLEPVLASIFAWFIFSEQVGLFDWATFAVVLMGIYLAQSSQSTVQVTNESL; from the coding sequence ATGAATTTATTTAATCAAACGAAGATCGCGATCGCTTCATTATTTCTAGGTGTAGGTGCCATATCTTTTGGCTCTATTTTTATGAAATTGAGCGAAATGGAACTCAGCCCCAGTGCCACTGTATTTAATCGTTTTTGGCTTGCTAGTGTGGTCTTCTTACTCTGGCATGGATACAAGGCAATACGGCAGCGATTTTCCAAAGAAAAATCTCTAGAACAGCAATCCTACACCAGTCAGGATCTATTGCTATTGCTAGGTGCTGGTATTCTTTGGGCTGCCACTTTAGTATTGTTGGCTTGGTCACTAACTCAAACTAGCGTGGCAATTTCTAGTGTGTTGCATAATCTCGCCCCCATATTTACTAGTTTAGGGGTGTGGTTGTTATTTCGTAAGCGTTTTGAGCGCCAATTCTTGATTGGGATGGTGGTTGCGCTGGGGGGAGCGATCGCGATTGAATTTGAGGAACTGCAAATAGCCACAGACGAAGTTCAAGGAGGCTTGGCTGCCATCGTTTCGGCAATTTTCTTGAGTGCATACCTGCTAATCGTAGAAAAATTACGCACCAAATTTTCTCCGGGTACAATCCAATTGTGGATCTGTGCGATCGCAGCTTTAGCTATTTTCCCCATACTTTTATTCACTCAAGATCAGCTTTTCCCCTCTACAGTTAGTGGGTGGCTTTGGGTGATTTCCCTAGCTGTGATCTGCCAAGTTTTAGGTCATGGACTTTTGACCTATAGCCTTGCCAAATTTTCCTCTGTGGTTGTCTCCTTAGTGCATCTCTTAGAGCCAGTATTTAGCGGCATTTTTGCTCTGGTAATATTTTCGGAAACATTAACTTTATCAAATTGGGTAGGTTTCGCCGTAGTTTTAATCGGTTTATACTTAGCCGTATCTAGCCAAGCTGCTGTTAATTTGCCGTTTCAAGAATCAGTCACAAATATAGTTAACACTTTCGTTAAAAGTATGACGAGCAAACTGTCATTACTAAAGCAACAATTCTCCGAAACACCAGCTTTATTAGGGACTGCCTCATTATTGTTTGCCCTAATTCCTATATCTTTAGCACCATCTCTAACCAAATTGTGTCAACAAGAAATTGGTGCAAATGCTGTAGTATTTCATCGCAGTTGGATTGCTACAGTTGTCTTTGGTCTGTGGAATGGGTTTGAGGCTTTCCGCTACCAACAGTCCATTGAAGGAGGCAAGAGGGAAGATAGCGCAGCGTTAGCGAGTCCGCGAGCGTCGGCAGGGGGCAGGGGGCAGGGGGCAGAGGGCAATATTACTCCTGCCTTACTTGATAACCAACCCATAGAACAGAAGCCTTTTACTTTTACGAAACAAGAAGTGTGGCTATTATTGGCAATGGGAACCTCTGCTGGAACCTACCTCCTCTTGTGGGCTTGGGCGCTGAGTCAAACTAGTGTTGCCAATGTGGCTTTACTATCTAATTTGAACTCCTTATTTGTTGCTTTAGCTGGGTATTTTTTATTTGGTCGGCGTTTCGATCGCAGATTCGTGATTGGTCTAGTCATCGCTTTGGGGGGAGCGATCGCATTTGAACTCAATAAGGTACAATTTGCAACCGATCAAATATTGGGTGATACCTTAGCATTGCTCACTGCGGTTTTCATGGCCACGTGTATGCTGCTAATAGAACGACTACGAACCCGATTTAGCACTGCAACTATCATGCTGTGGCGCTGTGGAGTGACAACAATGTTTCTACTACCTGTCCTCCCATTCCTCGAAAATAGACTATTTCCCTATTCCTGGACGGGTTGGTTTTTCATCATATTCCAAGCTCTTTTCTGTCAAGTTTTTGGTCAGGGACTTTTAGCTTATAGCCTCAGCAGAATCTCTTCAGGAGTTGTCGCCGTCACGCTTCTTCTAGAACCAGTTCTAGCTTCCATTTTTGCTTGGTTTATTTTTTCAGAACAAGTCGGTTTGTTTGACTGGGCAACTTTTGCCGTAGTTTTAATGGGTATCTATCTCGCCCAATCTAGTCAATCTACAGTTCAAGTAACAAACGAAAGCTTATAG
- a CDS encoding mannosyltransferase family protein, whose amino-acid sequence MVKVQIVIKKVLWKNDFLFPAAIWFASRIFIWTAMLLIAPKLPLPAEDFLPHFGWGIFDAWDSIHYRAIATSGYEFANDGKQHNLAFFPLFPLSIWVLMKLGLTFELAGMLVNNLAFFAALYCLYFWVKEHYGINAAHWVTAVVSLYPSSMFTGVIYTEGLYLFLSTATLRAFDQKQYGWTALWGAMATATRPTGMALIPALAIAAWKERRPPIAYIAGLTTAIGILLFSLYCAIYFGNPLAFIEAQKGWRPTLGFDWQGWLNMFMQILVGRENWQNGWVQNPSGGIQDPWYLFLFGLSVASSYLLWRFRQRFSSVKLFYGFYALALLLLILASEQWINNLLNLFMILGGGYILWHLHAQLTPVIVIYGFCGIGLLLASGGTISLSRLAYGIVPLNIAIGVLLSRHPRQGYLILGAFMTLLAKIAVGFAQERWVG is encoded by the coding sequence ATGGTCAAAGTTCAGATAGTTATAAAAAAAGTTTTATGGAAAAATGATTTTCTGTTTCCAGCCGCAATATGGTTTGCCAGTCGAATATTCATCTGGACTGCTATGTTGCTGATTGCGCCAAAACTACCATTACCAGCAGAAGACTTTTTGCCCCATTTTGGTTGGGGGATTTTTGATGCTTGGGATAGTATACATTATCGAGCGATCGCAACTTCTGGCTATGAATTTGCCAATGACGGCAAACAGCATAATCTAGCCTTCTTTCCCCTATTTCCCTTAAGTATCTGGGTTTTAATGAAGCTGGGCTTAACCTTTGAACTAGCAGGTATGTTAGTCAACAATTTGGCATTTTTTGCAGCACTTTACTGTTTATACTTTTGGGTCAAGGAGCATTATGGCATCAATGCAGCGCATTGGGTGACAGCTGTGGTTTCTTTATATCCGTCTTCTATGTTTACGGGGGTAATTTACACAGAGGGGCTGTATTTGTTTTTGAGTACGGCAACTTTGCGAGCCTTTGATCAGAAACAGTATGGCTGGACTGCCCTTTGGGGTGCGATGGCTACAGCAACACGTCCTACAGGTATGGCATTAATTCCAGCATTGGCGATCGCAGCCTGGAAAGAACGCCGACCACCTATTGCCTATATAGCTGGTTTGACTACCGCTATTGGCATACTTTTATTCAGTTTGTATTGTGCGATTTATTTTGGCAATCCTTTAGCTTTTATCGAAGCACAAAAAGGATGGCGGCCAACTCTGGGCTTTGATTGGCAGGGTTGGTTAAATATGTTCATGCAAATTTTAGTCGGCAGAGAAAATTGGCAGAATGGTTGGGTTCAAAACCCCTCTGGCGGGATTCAAGACCCTTGGTATCTCTTCTTGTTTGGCTTGAGTGTTGCCAGTAGCTATCTTTTATGGCGTTTCCGTCAACGTTTTAGTTCTGTAAAATTATTCTATGGCTTTTATGCTTTAGCCTTACTTTTGTTGATTCTAGCAAGCGAACAGTGGATTAATAACTTGCTCAACTTGTTCATGATCTTGGGTGGTGGCTATATATTGTGGCACTTACACGCGCAACTGACGCCGGTTATAGTGATTTATGGCTTTTGTGGTATTGGTTTGCTGTTGGCTTCTGGAGGCACTATCTCCTTGAGCCGTCTCGCTTATGGTATTGTGCCTTTGAACATAGCCATTGGTGTGCTGTTATCTCGCCATCCTCGTCAGGGATATTTAATATTGGGGGCTTTTATGACACTACTAGCCAAAATAGCTGTAGGATTTGCCCAAGAGCGTTGGGTTGGTTAG
- the dxr gene encoding 1-deoxy-D-xylulose-5-phosphate reductoisomerase: MKAITLVGSTGSIGTQTLDIVTQYPDQFQIVGLAAGRNVEMLAAQIRQFRPKIAAICSEEQLPALKEAIIDLDPQPILLAGDAGVIEVARYGDAQTVVTGIVGCAGLLPTIAAIEAGKDIALANKETLIAGAPVVLPLVEKHGVKLLPADSEHSAIFQCLQGVPKDGLRKILLTASGGAFRDWDVEKLANVTVADALKHPNWSMGRKITVDSATLMNKGLEVIEAHFLFGLDYDNIEIVIHPQSIIHSLIELQDTSVLAQLGWPDMRLPLLYALSWPDRIYTNWERLDLVKAGNLTFREPDHQKYPCMQLAYAVGKAGGSMPAVLNAANEQAVALFLDEKIRFLDIPRCIEWVCDRHQNDNRTNPSLDDILAADKWARQEVLIATEKLETHSQIISLR, encoded by the coding sequence GTGAAAGCGATTACTCTCGTTGGTTCCACTGGTTCTATTGGTACTCAGACTTTAGATATTGTCACTCAGTACCCAGATCAATTTCAGATTGTGGGATTGGCAGCTGGGCGTAATGTGGAAATGTTGGCTGCTCAAATTCGGCAATTTCGACCGAAAATAGCAGCCATTTGCTCAGAAGAGCAATTACCAGCCCTTAAAGAAGCAATCATTGACCTCGATCCCCAACCGATTCTACTGGCGGGTGACGCCGGAGTGATAGAAGTTGCCCGTTACGGCGATGCCCAAACTGTTGTTACGGGCATCGTTGGTTGTGCTGGTTTGCTACCCACGATCGCAGCAATTGAAGCTGGTAAAGATATTGCCTTAGCGAACAAAGAAACCCTGATTGCTGGCGCACCTGTAGTTCTACCCCTAGTTGAAAAACATGGTGTCAAATTACTCCCAGCCGATTCCGAACATTCCGCAATCTTTCAATGCCTCCAAGGTGTTCCCAAGGATGGCTTGCGGAAAATTTTGCTGACGGCCTCTGGTGGGGCTTTCCGCGATTGGGATGTAGAAAAGTTAGCAAATGTAACCGTAGCTGATGCCCTCAAGCATCCGAATTGGTCGATGGGGCGGAAAATCACAGTAGACTCTGCTACTTTGATGAATAAAGGGCTGGAAGTCATTGAGGCTCACTTTCTGTTTGGGTTGGATTATGACAATATCGAAATTGTCATTCATCCCCAAAGCATCATTCACTCGCTGATTGAATTGCAAGATACTTCAGTTTTAGCCCAACTCGGTTGGCCGGATATGCGCTTACCCTTACTGTATGCCCTCTCTTGGCCTGATCGCATCTACACCAACTGGGAACGACTAGATTTAGTCAAAGCTGGAAATTTAACCTTCCGGGAACCAGATCACCAGAAGTATCCTTGTATGCAGTTGGCTTATGCTGTGGGTAAAGCTGGTGGTTCGATGCCAGCAGTGTTGAATGCCGCCAATGAGCAAGCTGTGGCTTTATTTTTAGATGAAAAAATTCGCTTTTTAGATATTCCCCGGTGTATCGAATGGGTGTGCGATCGCCATCAAAATGATAACCGTACTAATCCCTCTTTAGATGACATTTTGGCAGCAGATAAATGGGCAAGACAAGAAGTTTTAATAGCGACTGAAAAGTTAGAAACTCACTCGCAGATAATTTCTCTGCGATAA
- a CDS encoding thioesterase family protein, with protein MSEEKPSQPKLPPTSALDNPSSHEFGNWFEYPVRVQPHHTDYAGIVWHGSYIAWMEEARIECLRSIGVEFADLVTIGCDLPVVELSVRYHHSIQLGLTVVVKTRMAEVTGVRINWDYVIVSTDGQQLYVIAKVTLVALDRERGKIMRQLPASVKDALAKISALNNNS; from the coding sequence ATGTCAGAAGAAAAACCCAGCCAACCAAAACTACCACCAACCAGCGCCCTTGACAATCCATCAAGTCATGAATTTGGGAATTGGTTTGAATATCCTGTGAGAGTACAACCCCACCACACTGACTATGCCGGCATTGTCTGGCACGGTTCCTATATAGCTTGGATGGAAGAAGCACGCATTGAATGTTTGCGATCTATCGGGGTTGAATTTGCTGATTTAGTCACTATCGGCTGCGATTTACCAGTTGTAGAACTGTCGGTGCGCTATCATCACTCAATTCAATTAGGTCTGACAGTGGTGGTAAAAACGCGTATGGCTGAGGTGACTGGCGTCAGAATCAATTGGGATTATGTCATTGTCTCAACTGATGGACAACAATTGTACGTCATCGCCAAGGTGACTTTAGTCGCTTTAGATCGCGAAAGAGGCAAGATTATGCGTCAGTTGCCAGCGAGTGTTAAGGATGCCTTAGCCAAGATTTCGGCATTAAATAACAATTCTTAA
- a CDS encoding DUF2079 domain-containing protein — MNKIRAIIGISTLILFISSSLRHELFNSSGDLAFFDQGIYLISQGQAPVSSVIGFHVLADHAAWILYSLALLYKIYPSVYWLFAVQSIALALGALPTYLLALQAGLKENLAVAMVAIYLMYPVVYNSNLCDFHPDPIAVPALLTAVLAARSRKIAWFGVSILLVLGCKAVLSLTVVAMGIWLLLFEKRRLYGAIAIISGTIWFLIANWIIIPHFGSEAALLNRHLYRYSYLGNSFSEMLQILLFQPKIIFNNLFSILNLEYLCFLLLPVIWALRPQYIIPLISIIPCVALNLLADHPSQKNLVLHYSLPAIPFLVLVGIASLAAGKAWLPKKRAIVLWSLVWFLVLGKYGFFSSRYLHNLDNLPATKEAIALVKTKDSVLTTDIITPHLTHRQLISFKYNPSQDIAELKKFHYILLNVRHPGWAASSESLSSLVNILKNQSKFKLEYQQNDVYLFEKKY, encoded by the coding sequence ATGAATAAGATCAGAGCAATTATCGGCATTAGTACCTTGATTTTATTTATCTCCAGCAGTTTACGACACGAATTATTTAATTCTTCTGGGGATTTAGCATTTTTTGACCAAGGTATTTACCTAATTAGTCAAGGACAAGCGCCAGTTTCTTCTGTAATTGGTTTTCATGTTTTAGCCGATCATGCTGCTTGGATTTTATATTCTTTGGCTTTACTATACAAAATTTACCCTAGTGTTTATTGGCTGTTTGCAGTACAGTCTATTGCTTTAGCATTAGGTGCTTTACCTACATATCTTCTGGCGCTGCAAGCAGGTTTAAAAGAAAATTTAGCAGTTGCAATGGTAGCTATATATCTAATGTACCCGGTGGTCTACAATAGCAACCTATGTGATTTTCACCCAGATCCGATCGCAGTCCCCGCACTTTTAACAGCAGTTTTGGCTGCTAGATCGAGAAAAATAGCTTGGTTTGGCGTTAGTATTCTTTTGGTATTAGGTTGTAAGGCCGTATTATCCCTGACTGTAGTGGCTATGGGGATTTGGCTACTCTTGTTTGAAAAGCGGCGTTTGTATGGTGCGATCGCTATTATTAGTGGGACAATATGGTTTTTGATTGCTAACTGGATTATCATCCCTCATTTTGGTAGTGAAGCAGCCTTACTTAACCGTCATCTTTATCGCTATAGCTATTTGGGAAACTCCTTTTCCGAAATGCTACAAATCTTACTATTTCAACCGAAAATCATTTTTAACAACCTTTTTTCAATTCTAAATTTAGAATATTTATGTTTTTTATTATTACCTGTTATTTGGGCTTTAAGACCACAATATATCATACCTTTGATAAGTATAATTCCTTGTGTAGCACTAAATTTACTTGCCGATCATCCTTCGCAAAAAAACCTAGTTTTGCATTACTCTTTACCAGCAATTCCATTTCTTGTTTTAGTCGGAATTGCCAGCCTAGCAGCAGGTAAAGCATGGCTACCAAAAAAACGAGCAATTGTTTTGTGGTCTTTAGTTTGGTTTTTGGTTTTAGGTAAATATGGTTTCTTTAGCTCAAGATATCTCCATAATCTCGATAATTTGCCAGCCACAAAAGAAGCGATCGCTCTAGTTAAAACTAAAGATAGTGTTCTGACTACAGATATAATTACTCCACATTTAACGCATAGACAGTTGATTAGCTTTAAATATAATCCTTCTCAAGATATTGCTGAATTAAAGAAGTTTCATTATATCTTACTCAATGTCCGACATCCAGGGTGGGCTGCAAGTTCAGAATCTCTTTCAAGCTTAGTAAATATTTTGAAAAATCAGTCTAAATTTAAATTAGAATATCAACAAAATGATGTATATCTTTTTGAAAAAAAATATTAG